From Strigops habroptila isolate Jane chromosome 1, bStrHab1.2.pri, whole genome shotgun sequence, a single genomic window includes:
- the FOXF2 gene encoding forkhead box protein F2 isoform X1, whose product MTTESGQQRLEPPVPLRSCSPAPGALQMSRPPSSALETSTSSSSTSTSSSSSSAAAASSKSKKASSGLRRPEKPPYSYIALIVMAIQSSPSKRLTLSEIYQFLQARFPFFRGSYQGWKNSVRHNLSLNECFIKLPKGLGRPGKGHYWTIDPASEFMFEEGSFRRRPRGFRRKCQALKPMYRMMNGLGFGASILPQGFDFQAPPASLACHSNGYNLDMMPNAMASGYEGLSGGHHVPHMSPNPGSTYMASCPVTANGDYGPDSSSSPVPSSPAMASAIECHSPYTSPSAHWTASGASPYIKQQGLPAANAASSGIHSSVPSYSLEQGYLHQSPRDDLSVGLPRYQHHPSPVCDRKDFVLNFNGISSFHPSASGSYYHHHHHQSVCQDIKPCVM is encoded by the exons ATGACCACCGAGAGCGGCCAGCAGCGGCTGGAGCCCCCCGTCCCTCTCCGCTCCTGCAGCCCGGCTCCCGGAGCTCTCCAGATGAGCCGGCCGCCCTCCTCCGCCCTGGAGAcctccacctcctcttcctccacctccacctcctcctcctcctcttcgGCGGCGGCGGCGTCCTCCAAGAGCAAGAAGGCCAGCTCGGGGCTGCGACGGCCCGAGAAGCCCCCCTACTCCTACATCGCCCTCATCGTCATGGCCATCCAGAGCTCGCCCTCCAAGCGCCTGACCCTCAGCGAGATCTACCAGTTCCTGCAGGCCCGCTTCCCCTTCTTCCGCGGCTCCTACCAGGGCTGGAAGAACTCTGTGCGCCACAACCTCTCCCTCAACGAGTGCTTCATCAAGTTGCCCAAGGGCCTGGGCCGCCCGGGCAAGGGCCACTACTGGACCATCGACCCGGCCAGCGAATTCATGTTCGAGGAGGGCTCCTTCCGACGACGGCCCCGCGGCTTCAGAAGGAAATGCCAGGCGCTGAAGCCCATGTACCGCATGATGAACGGACTGGGCTTCGGCGCTTCCATCCTCCCGCAGGGCTTCGACTTCCAGGCGCCCCCCGCCTCCCTTGCTTGCCACTCCAACGGCTACAACCTCGACATGATGCCCAACGCCATGGCCAGCGGCTACGAGGGACTCAGTGGAGGCCACCACGTCCCGCACATGTCGCCCAACCCTGGCTCGACCTACATGGCCAGCTGCCCGGTGACTGCCAACGGGGACTATGGCCccgacagcagcagcagccccgtGCCCTCCTCGCCGGCCATGGCGAGCGCCATCGAGTGCCACTCGCCCTACACGAGCCCTTCGGCTCACTGGACAGCCTCGGGGGCCTCGCCCTACATAAAGCAGCAGGGCCTCCCCGCCGCCAACGCCGCCTCCTCCGGCATCCACTCCAGCGTGCCCTCCTACTCCCTGGAGCAGGGCTACCTGCACCAGAGCCCCCGCGACGACCTCTCAG TGGGATTGCCTCGCTATCAGCATCACCCTTCCCCGGTGTGTGACCGGAAAGATTTTGTTCTCAATTTTAATGGTATTTCTTCGTTTCACCCGTCCGCTAGTGGATCTTActaccaccatcaccaccatcaAAGCGTCTGTCAGGACATCAAGCCCTGCGTGATGTGA
- the FOXF2 gene encoding forkhead box protein F2 isoform X2 produces MSRPPSSALETSTSSSSTSTSSSSSSAAAASSKSKKASSGLRRPEKPPYSYIALIVMAIQSSPSKRLTLSEIYQFLQARFPFFRGSYQGWKNSVRHNLSLNECFIKLPKGLGRPGKGHYWTIDPASEFMFEEGSFRRRPRGFRRKCQALKPMYRMMNGLGFGASILPQGFDFQAPPASLACHSNGYNLDMMPNAMASGYEGLSGGHHVPHMSPNPGSTYMASCPVTANGDYGPDSSSSPVPSSPAMASAIECHSPYTSPSAHWTASGASPYIKQQGLPAANAASSGIHSSVPSYSLEQGYLHQSPRDDLSELQDLGPGLQWKPSPFPD; encoded by the exons ATGAGCCGGCCGCCCTCCTCCGCCCTGGAGAcctccacctcctcttcctccacctccacctcctcctcctcctcttcgGCGGCGGCGGCGTCCTCCAAGAGCAAGAAGGCCAGCTCGGGGCTGCGACGGCCCGAGAAGCCCCCCTACTCCTACATCGCCCTCATCGTCATGGCCATCCAGAGCTCGCCCTCCAAGCGCCTGACCCTCAGCGAGATCTACCAGTTCCTGCAGGCCCGCTTCCCCTTCTTCCGCGGCTCCTACCAGGGCTGGAAGAACTCTGTGCGCCACAACCTCTCCCTCAACGAGTGCTTCATCAAGTTGCCCAAGGGCCTGGGCCGCCCGGGCAAGGGCCACTACTGGACCATCGACCCGGCCAGCGAATTCATGTTCGAGGAGGGCTCCTTCCGACGACGGCCCCGCGGCTTCAGAAGGAAATGCCAGGCGCTGAAGCCCATGTACCGCATGATGAACGGACTGGGCTTCGGCGCTTCCATCCTCCCGCAGGGCTTCGACTTCCAGGCGCCCCCCGCCTCCCTTGCTTGCCACTCCAACGGCTACAACCTCGACATGATGCCCAACGCCATGGCCAGCGGCTACGAGGGACTCAGTGGAGGCCACCACGTCCCGCACATGTCGCCCAACCCTGGCTCGACCTACATGGCCAGCTGCCCGGTGACTGCCAACGGGGACTATGGCCccgacagcagcagcagccccgtGCCCTCCTCGCCGGCCATGGCGAGCGCCATCGAGTGCCACTCGCCCTACACGAGCCCTTCGGCTCACTGGACAGCCTCGGGGGCCTCGCCCTACATAAAGCAGCAGGGCCTCCCCGCCGCCAACGCCGCCTCCTCCGGCATCCACTCCAGCGTGCCCTCCTACTCCCTGGAGCAGGGCTACCTGCACCAGAGCCCCCGCGACGACCTCTCAG AGCTTCAGGATCTGGGCCCAGGACTGCAGTGGAAGCCGTCCCCATTCCCTGATtaa